A genome region from Natranaeroarchaeum sulfidigenes includes the following:
- the tpiA gene encoding triose-phosphate isomerase, translated as MFVLVNLKAYPCDPVEVATAAHEVSESSDADVAIAPQAAAIETVAGTGVETWAQHVSPNEHGSHTGSTLAEAAAEAGATGTLLNHSENRLKLADIDGSLDAAERVDFDTVVCANNPDQVAAAAALGPDAVAVEPPELIGTGTPVSQADPDIVRDAVDAAAAVDESVDVYCGAGISTGDDVVAAEELGADGVLLASGVAKADDPQAALEDLVDPL; from the coding sequence ATGTTCGTCCTTGTCAACCTCAAGGCGTATCCGTGTGATCCAGTCGAAGTAGCAACTGCCGCCCACGAGGTCAGCGAGTCCTCGGACGCGGACGTCGCCATCGCACCCCAGGCCGCGGCCATCGAGACCGTCGCCGGAACCGGTGTCGAGACGTGGGCACAACACGTCAGCCCGAACGAGCACGGTAGCCACACTGGTAGCACCCTTGCCGAAGCCGCTGCCGAGGCTGGTGCCACCGGAACTTTGCTCAATCACTCCGAGAACCGCCTCAAACTCGCCGATATCGACGGCTCGCTCGATGCAGCCGAGCGTGTCGACTTCGATACCGTCGTCTGTGCGAACAATCCTGATCAGGTCGCTGCCGCGGCCGCACTCGGTCCGGACGCCGTCGCGGTCGAACCGCCGGAGCTGATCGGCACCGGAACGCCTGTCAGCCAGGCGGATCCCGATATCGTCCGGGACGCAGTCGACGCCGCTGCCGCAGTCGACGAGTCAGTCGATGTCTACTGTGGTGCGGGGATCAGTACCGGTGATGACGTCGTCGCTGCAGAAGAACTCGGTGCGGACGGCGTACTGCTTGCAAGCGGCGTCGCGAAAGCCGACGACCCCCAGGCAGCGCTCGAAGACCTGGTCGATCCGCTGTAA
- a CDS encoding ABC transporter permease, with protein MSSKGGRPRIRISLRELSTLKSEKTIVLALLIQLVIAAFSSFLVVGLVSLYDPASAGGEVSVGVSGEHRHDLASVASDQENVETVTFDDPEGAQSAYQAGAIDAVLVAEGSGDGRIQVETTVPPDGIESTVVVTSLQDVLLQYEAFERNQRGAYLDNQPLTGPDNPDPAPYYGFTYTVLVPLLLLLPVFISGSLAVDTISEELERGTFELLAVAPIEMGEIIDGKLLTAALLAPAQAALWLVLLRVNGTPIENVPALLTIVGALALAVVSMGIGLALVTTDRRQAQFLYSFGILAIAMVTALLPEHPLNTIAKLAIGSPAISTWIAVAGYALLGVLCLFVLQLAVSRLDVERIVSSD; from the coding sequence ATGTCCAGTAAGGGTGGACGTCCACGGATCCGCATCTCGCTCCGAGAACTCTCGACGCTCAAAAGCGAGAAGACGATCGTCCTCGCCCTGCTGATCCAGCTCGTGATCGCAGCGTTCTCGTCGTTCCTCGTGGTCGGGCTGGTTTCGCTGTACGATCCGGCGAGCGCAGGGGGTGAGGTATCGGTTGGCGTCTCCGGGGAACACCGACACGACCTCGCCAGCGTCGCGAGCGACCAAGAAAACGTCGAGACGGTAACGTTCGACGATCCCGAGGGCGCACAAAGCGCGTATCAGGCTGGCGCAATCGACGCCGTCCTGGTTGCGGAGGGAAGCGGAGACGGTCGGATACAGGTGGAGACGACCGTTCCGCCCGATGGGATTGAATCGACCGTCGTCGTGACGAGCCTTCAGGACGTATTACTCCAGTACGAGGCGTTCGAGCGGAACCAGCGTGGTGCGTATCTGGATAACCAGCCGCTCACGGGACCCGACAACCCTGATCCAGCGCCGTATTACGGGTTCACCTACACCGTTCTCGTGCCGTTGCTGCTCTTGCTTCCGGTGTTTATCAGCGGTAGCCTCGCTGTCGATACGATCAGCGAGGAACTGGAGCGTGGTACGTTCGAGTTGCTCGCGGTCGCCCCTATCGAGATGGGAGAGATCATCGACGGAAAGCTACTGACAGCGGCGCTGCTAGCTCCTGCACAGGCCGCATTGTGGCTTGTACTATTGCGGGTGAACGGAACGCCGATCGAGAACGTCCCGGCGTTGCTCACGATCGTCGGTGCCCTCGCCCTCGCGGTAGTTTCCATGGGGATCGGCCTCGCGCTCGTGACGACCGATCGGCGGCAGGCACAGTTCCTCTACTCCTTTGGCATCCTCGCCATCGCGATGGTGACGGCGCTGCTGCCCGAACACCCCCTCAATACGATCGCAAAGCTGGCGATCGGCAGCCCGGCAATATCGACGTGGATCGCGGTAGCAGGCTATGCCCTTCTGGGCGTCCTGTGCCTGTTCGTACTGCAGCTCGCCGTCTCACGGCTTGACGTCGAGCGAATCGTCAGTTCGGACTAG
- a CDS encoding DUF7504 family protein, with the protein MQLGRGDGVPDSTTFSQELAELKQNGCNLLLVGDGSVHSSVCRHLLGDDRRRLFVFTEGKRVCACDPETLDGGDGRTVRVDDEERSLTEIGSEVVTEIDLLASRVDGLSPGELRLCFDSLGPLFVEHDPEQLFRLLHLVSASVRRSDGIGHYHLRVDRKSDHVNLIEPLFDVLVEVRRNDGIAEQRWHLLGKDVSSDWLPL; encoded by the coding sequence ATGCAACTCGGCCGGGGTGACGGTGTTCCGGACAGCACGACGTTCTCCCAGGAGCTCGCCGAACTCAAACAGAACGGCTGTAACCTCCTGCTCGTTGGCGACGGCTCCGTCCACAGCAGTGTGTGTCGTCATCTTCTCGGTGACGATCGGCGGCGGCTGTTCGTATTCACGGAGGGCAAGCGAGTCTGTGCATGTGATCCAGAGACTCTCGACGGGGGTGACGGGCGGACGGTCCGGGTCGACGATGAGGAGCGATCACTCACCGAGATCGGTAGCGAAGTTGTCACCGAGATTGACCTGTTAGCGAGTCGTGTCGACGGTCTCTCTCCCGGCGAGCTTCGACTCTGCTTCGACTCGCTGGGTCCGCTGTTCGTCGAGCACGACCCCGAACAGCTGTTTCGGCTCCTCCACCTTGTCAGTGCCTCGGTGCGGCGTTCAGACGGGATCGGTCACTACCACCTCCGGGTGGACCGCAAGAGCGATCACGTCAATCTGATCGAACCGCTGTTCGACGTGCTGGTCGAAGTTCGTCGGAACGATGGCATCGCAGAACAGCGCTGGCACTTGCTCGGAAAAGACGTTTCAAGCGACTGGCTACCACTCTAG
- the sod gene encoding superoxide dismutase, which yields MPEQSDPELPPLPYDYDALEPHISEQVLTWHHDTHHQGYVNGLASAEETLAENRESGDFGSSAGALGNVTHNGCGHYLHTLFWENMDPNGGGEPEGDLLDRIEEDFGSYEGWKGEFEAAASAAGGWALLVYDPVAKQLRNVAVDKHDQGALWGAHPILALDVWEHSYYYDYGPARGDFISAFFEVVDWDKASEEYAKCLDHFE from the coding sequence ATGCCAGAACAATCCGATCCCGAACTGCCGCCGCTCCCGTACGACTACGATGCGCTCGAACCGCACATCTCCGAGCAAGTGCTGACGTGGCACCACGACACCCACCATCAGGGCTACGTGAACGGCCTCGCCAGTGCCGAGGAGACCCTCGCCGAGAACCGCGAAAGTGGAGACTTCGGTAGCTCCGCGGGCGCGCTCGGTAACGTTACTCACAACGGCTGTGGACACTATCTCCACACGCTGTTCTGGGAGAACATGGATCCCAACGGTGGCGGCGAACCCGAGGGCGACCTGCTCGACCGTATCGAGGAGGACTTCGGTTCTTATGAAGGCTGGAAGGGCGAGTTCGAGGCCGCTGCGAGCGCCGCAGGAGGCTGGGCACTGCTCGTGTACGACCCTGTTGCCAAGCAACTGCGTAACGTCGCGGTCGACAAACACGACCAGGGCGCTCTCTGGGGCGCACACCCGATCCTCGCACTCGACGTCTGGGAGCACTCTTACTACTACGACTACGGACCGGCACGCGGTGACTTCATCAGCGCGTTCTTCGAGGTCGTCGACTGGGACAAGGCAAGCGAAGAGTACGCGAAGTGCCTCGATCACTTCGAGTAG
- the hisF gene encoding imidazole glycerol phosphate synthase subunit HisF encodes MGLTKRIIPCIDVDLDEEGNPAVYTGVHFEDLKYTGDPVEMAKRYNEAGADEFVFLDITASAEGRETMLGVVEDVADEVFIPLTVGGGIRTREDIKETLRAGADKVSITTGALERPELINEGAAAFGSQCIVISVDAQRRYDEDGEHYVDIDGESCWFECTKKGGRESTGIDVVEWAQEAERRGAGELFVNSIDADGTKDGYDIPLTKTVCDTVSTPVIASSGCGGPEDAYEVFTEADADAALAASIFHFDEYSIQEVKKYLDERDVPVRL; translated from the coding sequence ATGGGCCTCACCAAGCGGATCATCCCCTGTATCGACGTGGATCTGGACGAGGAGGGCAACCCCGCAGTGTACACCGGCGTCCACTTCGAGGATCTGAAATACACGGGCGACCCGGTCGAGATGGCAAAGCGGTACAACGAGGCCGGTGCCGACGAGTTCGTCTTCCTCGATATCACCGCCTCTGCGGAGGGGCGCGAGACGATGCTCGGGGTCGTCGAGGACGTCGCCGACGAAGTCTTCATCCCACTCACCGTGGGCGGCGGCATCCGGACGCGCGAGGACATCAAGGAGACGCTTCGCGCTGGCGCGGACAAGGTCTCGATCACCACCGGCGCGCTCGAACGTCCGGAACTCATCAACGAGGGCGCGGCAGCGTTCGGCAGCCAGTGCATCGTGATCAGCGTCGATGCCCAGCGACGGTACGACGAAGACGGCGAGCACTACGTCGACATCGATGGTGAATCCTGCTGGTTCGAGTGCACGAAGAAGGGCGGTCGCGAGAGCACTGGCATCGACGTCGTAGAGTGGGCACAAGAGGCCGAGCGTCGCGGCGCTGGCGAACTCTTTGTCAACTCTATCGATGCCGACGGGACGAAAGACGGCTACGATATCCCCCTGACGAAAACGGTCTGCGATACGGTTAGCACACCAGTCATCGCCTCCTCGGGCTGTGGCGGGCCCGAGGACGCTTACGAGGTTTTCACCGAAGCGGATGCCGACGCCGCGCTCGCGGCCTCGATTTTCCACTTCGACGAGTATTCGATTCAGGAAGTCAAAAAGTACCTCGACGAGCGTGACGTCCCGGTGCGGTTGTAA
- a CDS encoding CDP-alcohol phosphatidyltransferase family protein: protein MTLDQFRSVADRALEPFVALSTRIGVSPDAISVLAFLAAVAAGGVYYVAGEMAILYLAGAVLVGLNGALDLLDGAVAREQNVDSKAGDLLDHVLDRYADIVIIAGLAAGIGSYVLGFAAVTGVLMTSYLGTQAQAVGLDRVYAGVLGRADRLAIIGIVTGIAAFVQPTIAGVGPIGWLLVLFAVVGHVTALQRFWGAWNALD, encoded by the coding sequence ATGACACTGGATCAATTCAGATCGGTCGCGGATCGTGCGCTCGAACCGTTCGTTGCGCTATCGACTCGAATCGGCGTGTCGCCGGACGCGATCAGCGTCCTCGCGTTCCTCGCCGCGGTCGCTGCGGGTGGGGTGTACTACGTCGCCGGTGAAATGGCGATACTGTATCTCGCGGGGGCCGTTCTCGTCGGACTCAACGGTGCGCTGGATCTGCTTGATGGCGCCGTCGCGCGCGAACAGAACGTCGATTCGAAGGCGGGCGATCTTCTCGATCACGTACTGGACAGGTACGCAGATATCGTCATTATCGCAGGGCTCGCCGCCGGAATCGGGAGCTACGTGCTCGGCTTCGCAGCCGTCACGGGCGTCCTGATGACCTCATATCTCGGGACACAGGCACAGGCAGTCGGACTGGATCGTGTCTACGCGGGAGTGCTCGGCCGGGCTGACCGACTGGCGATCATCGGTATCGTCACTGGAATCGCCGCGTTCGTTCAGCCGACCATCGCCGGGGTCGGCCCGATCGGCTGGTTGCTCGTGCTCTTTGCGGTCGTCGGCCACGTTACTGCACTCCAGCGCTTCTGGGGTGCCTGGAACGCGCTCGATTGA
- a CDS encoding PadR family transcriptional regulator, with the protein MHDLTGFQRDLLYVIAGRDDPHGLAIKEELEDYYESEIHHGRLYPNLDALVDKGLVEKGELDRRTNYYALTQRGDRELEARREWESSYIDTEETEISL; encoded by the coding sequence ATGCACGATCTAACGGGGTTCCAGCGGGACCTACTGTACGTGATCGCCGGGCGAGACGATCCACATGGGCTCGCGATCAAGGAAGAACTCGAAGACTACTACGAGAGCGAGATACATCACGGTCGACTCTATCCCAACCTCGACGCACTCGTCGACAAAGGACTGGTAGAGAAGGGGGAGCTCGATCGGCGAACGAACTATTACGCACTCACACAACGGGGAGACCGCGAGCTAGAGGCTCGCCGAGAGTGGGAGAGTAGCTATATCGACACCGAAGAAACCGAGATCTCGTTGTAG
- a CDS encoding GNAT family N-acetyltransferase, with the protein MPGPVFLEGEHVALRTIEEDDLEYLQEQINDPQVWRAIGRDRPVNAAQEQSFYEDVVCTEDNVTLMITDEDAVGTVGLNGIDTGNDRAELGYWVDPEHHRMGYGSDAASRIIEYGFQQLGLHRIEARVFEFNDASQALLESVGFVEEGVHRDAEFIDGVYQDVHWYGLLEGEWRKRR; encoded by the coding sequence ATGCCTGGTCCCGTATTTCTGGAGGGTGAGCACGTCGCCCTGCGGACGATCGAAGAGGACGATCTGGAGTACCTTCAGGAGCAGATCAACGATCCACAGGTCTGGCGAGCGATCGGACGTGATCGCCCAGTCAACGCGGCCCAGGAACAATCGTTCTACGAGGATGTCGTCTGTACCGAAGACAACGTCACGCTCATGATCACCGACGAGGACGCAGTCGGCACGGTCGGACTCAACGGAATCGATACCGGCAACGACAGGGCTGAATTGGGTTACTGGGTCGACCCAGAGCACCACCGAATGGGCTACGGAAGTGACGCCGCCAGTCGGATCATCGAATACGGGTTCCAGCAACTCGGCCTCCACCGGATCGAGGCGCGAGTTTTCGAGTTCAATGACGCCTCGCAGGCCCTGCTCGAATCGGTCGGCTTCGTCGAGGAGGGCGTCCATCGTGATGCCGAGTTCATTGACGGGGTGTATCAGGACGTTCATTGGTACGGATTGCTAGAAGGGGAGTGGCGCAAGCGGCGCTAG
- a CDS encoding macro domain-containing protein, whose translation MNFETVQGDIAAQSADVLVNAAGTSLRMGSGVAGAIKRRAGPEINEEAMSEGPIDLGDVAVTDAYALDAEYVIHAAAMPHYGDGQATADSIRSATRSSLETADELGCRSLVLPALGCGVAGFDLETGAELIGETIDAYEPNTLSEVRFIAYGDEEYAIIEAATEQFDDG comes from the coding sequence ATGAACTTCGAGACTGTTCAGGGCGATATCGCTGCACAGTCCGCGGACGTGCTGGTCAACGCGGCAGGAACGAGCCTCCGGATGGGAAGCGGTGTTGCCGGTGCGATCAAACGTCGGGCGGGCCCGGAGATCAACGAGGAAGCGATGTCGGAGGGGCCGATCGATCTGGGTGATGTCGCGGTGACAGACGCCTACGCCCTCGACGCGGAGTACGTCATCCACGCGGCGGCAATGCCTCACTATGGCGATGGACAGGCGACAGCGGACAGCATCCGCTCTGCAACACGAAGCTCGCTGGAAACCGCGGACGAGCTCGGCTGTCGCTCTCTCGTGCTCCCGGCGCTTGGCTGTGGCGTCGCTGGCTTCGATCTCGAAACGGGGGCGGAACTCATCGGTGAAACGATCGACGCGTACGAACCGAACACGCTCTCAGAGGTGCGGTTTATCGCGTATGGCGATGAGGAGTACGCCATTATCGAAGCCGCGACCGAGCAGTTTGACGACGGCTAG
- a CDS encoding helix-turn-helix domain-containing protein has product MSTDLSPADGAGNRELLHFLTQETRFAILGNVLQHPEGLPSMYELEQLNPSVSEATVYKHVQKLIDAGILEEVALSEDERRQGYPWKFYGLTEEGRTFLEEHNLLAAEETLQRIYESIGDKSGKMEKYETAPRPDR; this is encoded by the coding sequence ATGAGCACTGATCTGAGCCCTGCCGACGGTGCGGGGAACCGGGAGCTACTGCACTTTCTCACGCAGGAGACCCGATTTGCCATCCTCGGCAACGTCCTGCAACATCCGGAGGGCCTCCCGTCGATGTACGAACTCGAACAGCTCAACCCCAGCGTTAGCGAGGCGACCGTCTACAAGCACGTCCAGAAGCTGATCGACGCCGGGATTCTCGAAGAGGTCGCGCTGTCCGAGGACGAGCGCCGACAGGGCTACCCCTGGAAGTTCTACGGGCTGACCGAGGAGGGCCGGACGTTCCTCGAAGAGCACAATCTACTCGCCGCCGAGGAAACGCTCCAGCGGATCTACGAGTCGATTGGGGACAAGTCCGGGAAGATGGAAAAATACGAGACGGCACCGCGTCCGGATCGATAA
- the hisC gene encoding histidinol-phosphate transaminase, whose product MQPRDLSAHTEYVAGRGIEEVARELGMEPTELIKLASNENAFGPSPAAVDAIEAHAGSVSSYPKTSHTDLTERLATDWNVEPDQIWLSAGGDGSLDYLSRAILRPGEKVLVPQPGFAYYAMSARYHHGEIHEYSLDQGDGFTQRAETVLSAYDGERIVYLTSPHNPTGTVCPLEDVERIAEETDEETLVVVDEAYGEFADVDSAVGLVRERDDVAVIRTFSKAYGLAGLRLGYAITPSEWADAYARVNTPFAAGELSCRAGLAALDDDEHVERTVSTVEWAREYIYEHVDAPTWESHGNFVLIQVGDATTVADRLQERGVIVRDCTSFGLADCIRVTCGTEAETKRAVEAINEVLAE is encoded by the coding sequence ATGCAACCACGGGATCTGTCGGCCCACACGGAGTACGTAGCGGGCCGGGGCATCGAAGAAGTCGCTCGCGAGCTCGGGATGGAGCCGACGGAGCTGATTAAACTCGCGTCGAACGAGAACGCGTTCGGCCCGAGTCCGGCTGCCGTCGATGCGATCGAGGCCCACGCCGGGTCGGTGAGTAGCTATCCGAAGACATCACACACGGATCTGACGGAGCGGCTTGCGACCGACTGGAACGTCGAGCCGGACCAGATATGGCTGTCCGCAGGGGGTGATGGATCGCTCGATTATCTCTCGCGAGCCATCCTCCGTCCCGGCGAAAAAGTACTCGTCCCACAGCCGGGCTTTGCCTACTACGCGATGAGCGCGCGCTATCATCACGGAGAGATACATGAGTACAGCCTCGATCAGGGTGACGGGTTCACACAGAGGGCGGAAACGGTACTCTCAGCGTACGACGGCGAGCGGATCGTCTATCTGACCAGCCCGCACAACCCGACCGGGACGGTCTGCCCGCTCGAGGATGTCGAACGGATCGCCGAGGAAACCGACGAGGAGACGCTGGTCGTCGTTGACGAGGCCTACGGCGAGTTCGCCGACGTCGACTCGGCTGTCGGACTCGTCCGGGAACGGGACGACGTCGCAGTCATCCGGACGTTCTCGAAGGCCTATGGGCTGGCTGGACTCCGGCTGGGCTATGCGATCACGCCGAGCGAGTGGGCCGACGCCTACGCGCGGGTGAACACCCCGTTCGCGGCGGGCGAGCTTTCCTGTCGCGCCGGGCTGGCAGCGCTCGACGACGACGAGCACGTCGAACGGACGGTTTCGACGGTCGAATGGGCTAGAGAATACATTTACGAGCACGTCGACGCGCCGACGTGGGAGAGTCATGGTAACTTCGTCCTGATTCAGGTCGGCGACGCGACCACTGTGGCGGACCGACTACAGGAGCGTGGCGTCATCGTCCGTGACTGTACGAGCTTCGGCCTTGCCGACTGTATCAGGGTGACCTGTGGGACGGAAGCAGAGACGAAACGCGCGGTTGAAGCGATCAACGAGGTGCTCGCGGAGTGA
- a CDS encoding multiprotein bridging factor aMBF1: protein MVQCEMCGASVSSPKTVKIEGAELDVCNDCADFGTEIKTQQSSSSSTKYSTGSSSSSSGGSTGSSGTSGSGGSGRSRSRSDMFDDMDEIVTDYDERIRSARENKDLSQSDLANELNEKASLIRKLERGDTLPSDDVQSKLEKFLDISLSGSVAADDEEWSGGSSSGEYTLGDVVKRKD from the coding sequence ATGGTGCAGTGTGAAATGTGCGGCGCCTCGGTGTCGTCGCCAAAGACCGTCAAGATCGAGGGAGCTGAACTCGACGTCTGCAATGACTGTGCTGACTTCGGGACCGAAATAAAGACCCAGCAGTCCTCCAGTTCGTCCACGAAGTATTCGACAGGATCGAGTTCGAGCAGCTCCGGTGGGTCGACCGGATCGTCCGGCACGAGTGGCTCGGGTGGTTCCGGACGGTCACGCTCGCGCTCGGACATGTTCGACGATATGGACGAGATCGTCACCGACTACGACGAACGGATCCGCTCTGCACGGGAAAACAAGGATCTCAGCCAGTCAGATCTCGCGAACGAACTCAACGAGAAAGCGAGCCTGATCCGCAAGCTTGAGCGTGGTGACACGCTCCCGAGCGACGATGTCCAGTCGAAGCTGGAGAAGTTCCTCGATATCTCGCTGTCCGGTAGCGTGGCCGCGGACGACGAGGAGTGGAGTGGTGGCTCCTCCTCCGGCGAATACACACTCGGCGACGTCGTCAAGCGAAAGGACTGA
- a CDS encoding DNA-directed RNA polymerase subunit L, with the protein MELRVIENTEEELSIEIGGEDHTFMNVLKGALLETEGVTTATYDMNPEQSGGQTEPILAIKTDDTTEPLDALEAGAGRVREKASAFREAFDTAA; encoded by the coding sequence ATGGAACTACGGGTCATCGAGAACACCGAAGAGGAGCTCTCGATCGAGATTGGCGGGGAGGACCACACGTTCATGAACGTCCTGAAGGGTGCGCTACTGGAGACCGAAGGCGTCACTACGGCAACGTACGACATGAACCCCGAGCAGTCAGGTGGACAGACCGAACCGATCCTCGCAATCAAGACCGACGACACGACGGAACCGCTCGACGCACTGGAAGCTGGTGCAGGACGAGTTCGTGAGAAGGCAAGTGCCTTCCGCGAGGCGTTCGATACGGCGGCCTGA
- a CDS encoding adenylate kinase family protein — protein sequence MRVAVTGTPGTGKTTATDLLETDLDVVHLNEAIREEDLYERVDEDRDSVVADLDAVTEWLGDRDDIVIDSHLAHHLDADRVVVLRCRPDVLEGRLIERGEGEASAAENAESEALDVILSEAVDAHGVESVYEIEATERTPEDVVLEIQAVVNGEREPSAGEVSYIDYL from the coding sequence GTGAGAGTCGCAGTCACCGGAACGCCCGGTACGGGTAAAACAACCGCTACCGATCTGTTGGAGACCGACCTTGACGTGGTTCATCTTAACGAGGCGATTCGAGAGGAAGACCTGTACGAGCGTGTCGACGAGGACCGCGATAGCGTTGTCGCTGACCTCGATGCTGTCACCGAATGGCTCGGTGACCGAGATGATATCGTGATCGACTCACATCTGGCTCACCATCTCGACGCGGACCGTGTGGTCGTCCTGCGCTGTCGTCCGGACGTGCTCGAAGGGCGCCTGATCGAGCGGGGCGAGGGTGAAGCGTCGGCGGCCGAGAACGCCGAAAGCGAGGCGCTCGACGTGATCCTCTCGGAAGCCGTCGATGCCCACGGCGTCGAGTCTGTCTACGAGATCGAAGCAACAGAACGCACCCCCGAAGACGTCGTCCTGGAGATTCAGGCGGTCGTCAACGGAGAGCGCGAACCGAGTGCTGGCGAAGTTTCGTACATCGACTATCTATGA
- a CDS encoding cryptochrome/photolyase family protein, with translation MNVHWHRRDLRAADNSALANAASFGPVLPVFVFDRQILQHGSSVRVAYMLDALSSLGKWYHEHGSTLLVTRGDPREVLPALAEAIDAENVLWNKDYSGLARERDADVRQALAEQGVRRASYHDEICHEPGSITTNDGDPYSVFTYFGRKWQDREKEEPHDAPDADKLVDPTGLSVPDRWSSTLPTLDDLGFDEPDATLQPASTDAARERLESFCAEDIYRYDDRRDYPADGCTSQLSADLKWGTIGIREVHAATVEAAERADTEDERESVEEFQSQLAWREFYTHVLFFNPEVVTENYKEYENSIEWREEPEHLSAWKTGETGYPIVDAGMRQLLSEGYMHNRVRMIVASFLTKDLMLDWREGYDWFRERLADHDTANDNGGWQWAASTGTDSQPYFRIFNPMTQGERYDPDAEYIKRYVPELADVEPEQIHSWHELSETQRRRLAPEYHAPIVDHSERREAAIEMFEAARGE, from the coding sequence ATGAACGTCCACTGGCACCGGCGCGATCTCAGGGCGGCGGACAACAGTGCACTCGCTAACGCCGCCAGTTTCGGACCGGTACTCCCCGTCTTTGTCTTCGACCGACAGATACTCCAGCACGGCTCATCCGTGCGGGTCGCCTACATGCTGGACGCGCTGTCCTCGCTGGGGAAGTGGTACCACGAACACGGGAGCACCCTCCTCGTCACCCGTGGTGATCCCCGGGAGGTATTGCCCGCACTTGCCGAGGCGATCGACGCCGAAAATGTCCTCTGGAACAAGGATTACTCCGGGCTCGCGCGAGAACGCGACGCCGATGTCCGGCAGGCTCTCGCCGAACAGGGCGTCCGGCGCGCGAGCTATCACGACGAGATCTGTCACGAGCCCGGGTCAATCACGACCAACGACGGTGACCCATACTCGGTGTTTACCTACTTCGGCCGGAAGTGGCAGGATCGAGAGAAAGAAGAGCCCCACGACGCACCGGACGCCGACAAACTTGTCGACCCGACAGGCCTTTCCGTCCCCGATCGCTGGTCGAGCACCCTTCCCACGCTCGACGATCTGGGCTTCGACGAGCCGGACGCGACACTGCAGCCTGCTAGCACGGACGCCGCCCGCGAGCGTCTCGAATCCTTCTGCGCCGAGGATATCTACCGGTACGACGACAGGCGGGACTACCCGGCAGACGGCTGTACGTCACAGCTCTCGGCGGACCTGAAGTGGGGAACGATCGGTATTCGGGAGGTCCACGCCGCAACTGTCGAGGCCGCTGAGCGCGCCGACACCGAGGACGAACGCGAGTCCGTTGAGGAGTTTCAGTCCCAACTAGCGTGGCGCGAATTCTACACGCACGTCCTCTTTTTTAACCCCGAAGTGGTCACGGAGAACTACAAGGAGTACGAGAACTCGATCGAGTGGCGCGAGGAGCCGGAGCACCTGTCGGCGTGGAAGACCGGGGAAACCGGCTATCCGATCGTCGACGCAGGGATGCGGCAGTTGTTGTCGGAGGGCTACATGCACAACCGTGTACGGATGATCGTCGCCTCGTTTCTCACCAAGGACCTCATGCTGGACTGGCGTGAGGGCTACGACTGGTTCCGGGAGCGACTTGCCGATCACGACACGGCAAACGACAACGGGGGCTGGCAGTGGGCAGCCTCGACGGGAACCGACTCACAGCCGTACTTCCGGATATTTAACCCGATGACACAGGGCGAACGCTACGATCCCGACGCGGAGTACATCAAACGCTACGTTCCCGAACTCGCAGATGTCGAACCGGAACAGATCCACTCCTGGCATGAACTCTCGGAGACGCAGCGACGGCGCCTTGCTCCCGAGTACCACGCCCCCATCGTCGATCACAGCGAGCGTCGCGAAGCGGCGATCGAGATGTTCGAGGCGGCGCGCGGAGAGTGA